ATATGCATCTTGATTTTGTAGCATCATGCCCATGCGCTTTTCCAACACGGCCATGATCATCGCTACACGCTGATGATCGACCCCTGTTGCCGTTCTCCGTGGGGTTACAAAGCTGGTCGGGGCAACGAGAGCTTGCAACTCAACCAAAACGGGACGTGTGCCTTCCATACTGGCTACGACCGTCGAACCCGCAACACCAAATGGACGCTCTGCCAAAAATATCTCAGACGGATTCGCCACTTCCTCCAAACCGCGATCCTTCATCTCGAAAATACCGATTTCGTTTGTCGAACCAAAACGGTTTTTGACGGCGCGCAAAATTCGAAACGTATTGTGGCGCTCCCCTTCAAAATAGAGAACAGCATCTACCATGTGCTCAAGCATACGCGGACCGGCGATGGAGCCTTCCTTGGTTACGTGACCGACGATGAAGGTACCAATCCCTTTCCCTTTTGCAATCCGCATCAGTTGGGCAGTAGCCTCGCGTACTTGTGCGACACTCCCCGCAGCCGATTGGATCGTCGGGTGAAACACGGTCTGGATCGAGTCAATAATCAATACATCCGGATCTACTTGATTAATATGCTGTTCGATCAAATCCAAATCATTTTCTGTCAATACAAACATCGGCGGCGTTTGCAAATGGAGTCGATCCGCGCGAATTTTGATTTGTTTTGCCGACTCCTCTCCAGATACATAGAGAACCTTCGCCCCTTGGTGAGCCAAGGCAAAAGATGTCTGCAAAAGCAATGTCGATTTTCCGATTCCGGGGTCTCCCCCAACCAAAATGAGTGAGCCCGGAACAAGTCCTCCACCAAGAACGCGATTCAATTCTCCGATCGTGGTATCCATGCGCGGCTCTTCATCACTAGCTACCTGGGTTAGTGGAATCGCAGATTGGCGCTGGCCGCCACTCAGCCCTTCGTGACGATGTGGATTTTTTACGGTCACTTCCTCCACCAAGGTGTTCCAACTGCTGCATCCGGGGCATTTCCCCATCCATTTTGGCGTTTCATAGCCACATTCTTGACACGCGTATTTTGTTTTATACTTTGACATAGTCGCACCCTCACTTGGATTTCTTTTTCTACTTTTATCATAATTACGTACCCAAAAAAAGAATACCTCCCGAATCAGGAGGCATTCTATTACGTTTCAACAGCTTACGATTTCGTTTTTTCGAGTCGCTTGACTACCAGCTTGCCTTCTTCGGCTTCGATATTGACGGTATCGCCCTTGCTGATCGTACCTTTGAGCAATTCCTCGGACAAATTATCCTCGATGTGGCGCTGGATAGCACGACGAAGTGGACGCGCACCATAGGCCGGATCAAAGCCTTCTTTTGCCAGTACTTTCTTGGCTTCTTCGCTCAACTGGAAATCAATGTCTTGCTCTTTCAAACGTTTACGCAGATCTTCTGTCATGAGAGATACAATTTGCTCGATGTGCTCTTGCTCCAAAGAGTGGAACACGATGACTTCGTCGATCCGGTTCAAGAACTCAGGACGGAAGCTCTTTTTCAGCTCATCCATGACTTTGTCCTTCATATCCTGGTACTTTCTTTCCGAATCGTTGGTCGTAAATCCGAGCGTTGTATTTTTCTTGATCATGCTGGCTCCGACGTTGGAAGTCATAATGACAACCGTGTTGCGGAAATCAACGGTACGTCCTTTGGAGTCTGTCAGACGACCATCATCCAAAACTTGTAGCAGGATGTTGAATACGTCTGGGTGGGCTTTCTCGATTTCGTCTAGCAAAATGACGGAGTAAGGCTTGCGACGCACTTTTTCGGTCAGCTGACCGCCTTCGTCAAAGCCTACATAGCCAGGAGGGGCACCGACCAGACGAGCGGTGGAATGCTTCTCCATGTACTCAGACATATCTACACGAATCATGGCATCCTCGTCACCGAAAAGCGTCTCTGCCACAGCACGAGCCAATTCGGTTTTACCCACACCGGTGGGTCCCAGGAAGATAAACGAGCCGATTGGGCGTTTTGGGTCCTTTAGACCAGCACGGGCACGGCGGATCGCACGCGAAATGGATTTGACTGCTTCATCTTGACCAATGACGCGATCGTGCAAAATCTCTTCCATTTTCAGCAAGCGCTCTGTTTCTTCTTCCTTCAGCTTCAACACAGGAATACCTGTCCAGCTCGCCACTACTTGCGCGATGTCTTCTGGTGTAACCTCCATGTTCAGCTGGCCTTGGCGCTCTTTCCAGTCTTTTTTCGTTTTATCCAGTTCTTCACGCAGTTTTTGCTCCTGATCGCGAAGTGCTGCTGCTTCTTCGAACTCTTGTGATTGTACGGCAGCGTCTTTTTCCTTGCGCACCTCTTCCAGACGTCCCTCCAGCTCTTTGAGGTTTGGTGGAACCGTAAAGGATTGCAAGCGGACTTTGGATGCCGCCTCGTCGACCAAGTCGATGGCCTTGTCAGGCAGGAAGCGTTCCGTAATATAGCGGTCAGACAGTTTTACTGCCTGCTCGATTGCTTCATCGGTAATTTTGACACGGTGGTGGGCTTCGTAACGATCACGAAGGCCATGCAGAATACGAATGGCATCCTCCGCTGTCGGTTCATCAACCTGAATCGGTTGGAAACGACGCTCCAGTGCCGCGTCTTTTTCGATGTACTTGCGATATTCGTCCAGCGTAGTGGCCCCTACGCACTGTAGCTCGCCACGTGCCAGCGCAGGCTTCAAAATATTGGAGGCATCAATTGCTCCTTCTGCTCCACCTGCTCCAATCAAGGTGTGTAGCTCATCAATAAACAGGATGATGTTTCCTGCTTGGCGAATTTCGTCCATGATTTTTTTCAGACGATCTTCGAACTCACCGCGATATTTGGTTCCCGCAACAACGGTTCCCATATCGAGGGTCATGACGCGCTTATCACGAAGGGTCTCCGGAATTTCGTTATTCACGATTTTTTGGGCAAGACCTTCTGCAATAGCTGTCTTCCCGACACCGGGCTCTCCAATTAAAACAGGGTTGTTCTTGGTACGTCTGCTAAGTACTTGGATCACACGCTCGATTTCTTTTTGGCGACCGATGACCGGGTCCAGCCCGCCATCACGAGCGATTGCAGTCAGATCCCTTGCCAAGCCGTCCAGTGTCGGCGTATTCGCCGCTGGATTTCCTCCAGACGGTTGATGAGATGCCATCATTTCCGAGCTGCCAAGCAGCTGAAGCACCTGCTGACGTGCCTTGTTCAGGCTAACGCCCAGATTGTTCATGATTCTCGCAGCAATGCCTTCTCCTTCACGGATTAAGCCAAGCAGAATATGTTCAGTCCCCACATAGGTATGACCCAGCTTGCGGGCTTCGTCCATCGACAGTTCAATGACCTTTTTGGCGCGAGGTGTATAGTTTGGTGTGTAATTACTACCGGACTGCTCTGTTCCTCGCCCGATTAACGACTCCACTTCGCTCTGGATTTTATCGAGGCCAAGCCCAAGTGATTGCAGTGCCTTCGCGGCAATCCCTTCGCCTTCTCGAATGAGTCCTAGCAGCACATGCTCTGTCCCAATATCTTTGTGTCCGAGACGAACCGCCTCTTCCAGGGCAAGCGCCAGTACTTTTTGTGCTCGTTCTGTAAAACGTCCAAACATCATATCGTACACCTCCGTATAACCGTGTTTTTTCTCTATATGGTTAACAATTGCGTGATACCGTTACTCTTGTGAGTCCACAACGCGCAGACGTTCTCGAATCAGCCTTGCCCTTCTTTCATCGCGTTGGTCCGGAGTGAGCTTTTGCCCAGCGTGGTGCTGTAAAAACCCTGGCTGTGTCGTGACCAACAGTTCGTTTAGGACGAGCGGAGATACATTTGGAATGATGCCTAGATCAATCCCCAGACGTACATCAGACAAGCGCTGAGCCGCTTCCTTGGACTCTACTGTGCGAGCGTACATCAGGATGCCAAACGACCGAAAAATCCGATCCTCCAAAGAAACCCGGGTATGCTCCAGCAAGTAAGTACGTGCCACACGCTCTTGCTCAATAATCTGCCTGGCTACACCGTAGAGGTTGGAAAGAATATCCGATTCAGACATCCCCAGTGTGACCTGATTGGATAACTGAAAAAGATTCCCTAGAGCTTCGCTGCCCTCTCCGTAAATTCCTCTAACGACTAGACCAACTTGATTAATTGCCTGTAAAATTCTGCTGATCTGCTGCGTCATCACCAGAGCTGGCAAGTGCAGCATCACAGATGCACGAATTCCCGTACCCACATTGGTTGGGCAGCTTGTCAGATATCCTCGTGTTTCGTCGAACGCGTAGTTCAAGTTTTTCTCAAAAATGTCGTCTATCTTAGTTCCTATTTCCCATGCCTCGTTCAAACGAAACCCGGGTAATAGTACCTGTATTCGAATGTGGTCTTCTTCATTAACCATAATGCTGACGGACTCATCTTCACGAAGCAATACCGCACCTTTGCGAGATTCCTCTGCCAAATGAGGGCTAACCAGATGCTTTTCTACGAGCACACGTTTTTCTAACGGATTAATTTGATCCATATGGATGACCTGAAGCTGATGCCGCTTGCGCATTGCCTCCGAATCGCTTACTTCCGTTACCTTTCTGACGACTTCCTCGCCCTGCGAGTCCGTTGCCAATAACGGAAAGGGATGCTGGCGCAGGTTACGGGCGATACGCAGCCGTGTACTTATGACAATGTCGGAATCAGGACCTTCTCCTTTCATCCAATTGCTCCACGGGTTTTGCATAAACTGCTTTTGGGACATAACCAGCTAACCTCCCTTGCTACGATTGGGCCATTTTTTGTTCCAATGCTCGAATTCGATCACGCATTTCTGCTGCCTTCTCGAACTCTTCACTGGCGACATGACTTTGCAGCGCTTGCTTTAGTTGCTCTAGCTCTTTACGGATCTTCAGTTTGCCACCGGTACGCTCTGGTACCTTTCCACTATGCTGTGTGTTCCCGTGAATCCGGCGGAAAAGGGGGTCCAGTCGGTCACCCAAAAAGGTGTAGCAATCACTACAACCGAATCGGCCGCTTTTACTAAATTGAGTATATGTGAGTCCACAGGTTTCGCATTGAAGCGGCTTATTCGTTGCCGTTTCGCGTCCATTCTTTTGCATGGGATCAAATTTTAAAAGTCCTGAGAGGAGATTGTTGATGCTGAAGTTGTGAAAGCCGGTAAAGACGTCCCCTTTTTCATGAGCACACTGCTCGCAAATATGGTATTCGGTTTTTTCGCCATTGACGATTTTCGTCAAATGAAGTGTCGCCGGTCGTTTTCCGCATTCCTCACAGTTCATAACATCATACCTCCTTTTACTTCAACAAGATTGCCGCGATCATCTGCTTTAAAATATTTGCCCGCAAACGATCCCGCAATTCAGCTTCTAGCGTCAATACGTTTCGCGAGGTAGCGATTTTCATCAAGGTGGCTTCTCTGATGTTGACTAAGCCTTCCTCCAATAGTCTTTCTACGATCGCATTTCCCACGCTCTGATTGATACTCTCACCAATCAGTTCCTCCGTTAGCAATTCCTGCAAGCGTGCTTTGCTGACAATCTGCACCTTGCGTATGCGAATATACCCGCCGCCCCCGCGCTTACTCTCTACGATGTATCCTTTTTGAACGGTAAAGCGCGTATTAATGACGTAATTGATCTGAGACGGCACACATTGAAAATGGTCGGCAAGCTCACTACGCTGAATCTCGATCGATCCATTGGGACTGTTTGTAATGATGCTTTTTAAGTGATGTTCAATGATGTCCGAGATGTTACGCAAGTCATCGCCTCCTATTCCTCTGTGTATGTTTCTGATGAGCTACCTATTGACTTTGACTATCTTTGACGTTAATTATAATGGGTTTAGTGCGTGCCCGCAAGTGTCCCTTACACATTCTAGTGTAGGCAAAAGAGGGCTGCTTGAAACTTGGACATGATCAACAAAAAAACCACTCCCTGAGGAATGGTTTATGCTTGTTCTTGCGTATTGGTGTCGATTGCTGGCAAATGATTCAGTAGCTGAGGGAAGCTGGTGATGATGACATCTGCCCCATCAAGCTCGCCTGGTTTGGCAAAACCAAAGTCGCATCCAATGGTAAATAAACCGTTTGTCTTGCCTGCTTCCACGTCGGAGTGACGATCTCCTACCATGATGGCCTGTCCGATTTTGTAATCAGACAACAATTTTGCAACTAGGTCATTTTTGGAATGCGTGCGGAAGCGGCCAGCCGAGTACAGGTCGGTCATCAGTGGCTTCAACTCGTATTCCTGACAAATGGCATCGATGTACTCTTCCTGCCCATTGCTTGCTATAAACAAAGAAAATCCTTTTTCACGTAGCTTTTCTAAAGTTGATTTTACATCCGGATAGAGGTCGGTCACTCGTTCTTTAAGTAACTGGATTTCATTCTCTAGCAAGAAGGTGTCTGCTGAACGAATAGCTTCCTCACTTGCGCCCGGCAATAATTTGTCCCAGATTTGCTCGAGTGTCATTCCCAGTACATTGATCAGTTCACGTTCGTCAGGGGTTTCCCCTTTCCACAATCCTTTTTGACGAAGCTGGTCAAACGTTCGAATAAACGCGGGGGTCGACAGCTTTTCTGTTTGCAGTAACGTGCCATCCATATCAAATAATATAGCGAATGGTACAGTCATAGGTTCCTCCATTTTGTCTGGCTAGGCAGCTATTCTACTTCTCCTGGCATATATTCATATCATCCATGATAAACTCAGTAATTCGTTGTGCAGCATCTGGCTTCGAGATTTTCAGTCCCATTCTACGCATATAGTCCACCTTGGACGGGCTATGCAATAATTCATCGATAAAGTAAATCAATTGCTCCGACAAATTCGCATGTACCGCACATCCATTATTGAGCAAAAAGTGGCTGTTCCTCTCTTCCTGTCCAGGCAGAGGGTTGTAAACAATCATAGGTACCCGTTTACTCATTACTTCAGCTGATGTAAGTCCTCCTGATTTGGTGACAATTAAATCAGCCGTTTCCAAGTATTCGTGGAAGTTATTGATGAATTTTAGCGGAACGACTTCATGCCGATACGTACGATTGATCACTTTATTGTACAGCTTGTCGTTTGTCCCTGTTAACACAAAGGTTTTAAGAGGAATGTTAATCTCTTCTAGTCCATCCAATACTTTTTCCATCGAGCCGAGACCCAATCCGCCCCCTGAAAGAATAATACTCTTTTGTTCAGGAGCGAGGCCAAGCTTTTGCCGAATTAAATCCGGTTCCAATGGCAAACTGAATTTTTTCATGATGGGAATGCCCATCGGAATGAATTTTTGATGATCCTGTCGATAAACGTCTAACAGGTAATACAGCTGTTCATGACCGATGAAGTAATAATTGATATGGTGATTAATCCATGAAGGATGGATGGTATAGTCAGTAATGATCGTATAGATTGGTTCTTTCCAATCATTTCTCCCTTTCAGTACGGAAAGCATACAGCTTGCAAACGGATGCGTAGCAATAAAGGCATCCGGCTGTACGCTGTTGATCAACTTTTTAAGTTTGTTTGCCAATAACTTATTCATCAGCACATTCATATCGAAAAAACGGGTTTTTTCTGTATTATGATAAATTCTGCCCCACATCTTAGGTGACAGCCTTAACAGATTCATATAGCTTTCCAGCAAAATCTTGTGAAAGGTGGGGCTAATATATTCCAACGTATCGATGATCATTGATGTGCAACCACTCTCAGCCAAGCTTTCTTGCATGGCCCGCGCTGCCTGGTTGTGTCCGTTACCGATGGAAGCGGAAAAGATTAGAATTTTTTTCATGAACGATTCTCCTTCATAACCTCGCCTATTCCAACGCCTGGATCAGGTACCTTCTCATGTTAGTCTACCCCAAGACCCGTCTGCAAGAGGGAACTTGTCGGTCATTCGGCCTAACTTATCGACAAAATAATCGCGAGTTTGACTTTTTGTTGTGAGATACGTTAAAAACAAAAAACCTCCTTACCCATTCTGGGGTAAAGAGGTTGGTTTCATTCCCTGAAAACTGAATACGCATGATTGCTAAGAATTTGTGGATAAGTCCTCGACCGATTAGTATTCGTCAGCTCCACGCGTTACCGCGCTTCCACACCGAACCTATCAACCTCATCGTCTATGAGGGGTCTTACCAGCTTGCGCTGTGGGAAGTCTCATCTTGGAGGGGGCTTCACGCTTAGATGCTTTCAGCGCTTATCCCGTCCGCACATAGCTACCCAGCTGTGCCACTGGCGTGACAACTGGTGCACCAGCGGTGCGTCCATCCCGGTCCTCTCGTACTAAGGACAGCTCTCCTCAAACTTCCTACGCCCGCGACAGATAGGGACCGAACTGTCTCACGACGTTCTGAACCCAGCTCGCGTACCGCTTTAATGGGCGAACAGCCCAACCCTTGGGACCTACTTCAGCCCCAGGATGCGATGAGCCGACATCGAGGTGCCAAACCTCCCCGTCGATGTGGACTCTTGGGGGAGATAAGCCTGTTATCCCCAGGGTAGCTTTTATCCGTTGAGCGATGGCCCTTCCATGCGGAACCACCGGATCACTAAGCCCGACTTTCGTCCCTGCTCGACTTGTAGGTCTCGCAGTCAAGCTCCCTTCTGCCTTTACACTCTACGAATGATTTCCGACCATTCTGAGGGAACCTTTGGGCGCCTCCGTTACCTTTTAGGAGGCGACCGCCCCAGTCAAACTGCCCACCTGGCATGGTCCTCTCGCCCGATAAGGGCGACGAGTTAGAAACTCCGTACATCAAGGGTGGTATCCCACCGACAGCTCCACAGAGGCTGGCGCCCCTGCTTCTCAGCTTCCCACCTATCCTGTACATGATGCACAAAGTTCCAATACCAGGCTACAGTAAAGCTCCATGGGGTCTTTCCGTCTTGTCGCGGGTAACCTGCATCTTCACAGGTATTATGATTTCACCGGGTCTCTTGCCGAGACAGCGCCCAAGTCGTTACGCCTTTCGTGCGGGTCGGAACTTACCCGACAAGGAATTTCGCTACCTTAGGACCGTTATAGTTACGGCCGCCGTTTACTGGGGCTTCGGTTCAAAGCTTCGCTTGCGCTAACTCATCCCCTTAACCTTCCAGCACCGGGCAGGCGTCAGCCCCTATACTTCGCCTTGCGGCTTCGCAGAGACCTGTGTTTTTGCTAAACAGTCGCTTGGGCCTTTTCACTGCGGCCCCCTCGGGCTATTAACCCTACCGAGGCGCCCCTTCTCCCGAAGTTACGGGGCCATTTTGCCGAGTTCCTTAGCAAGAGTTATCCCGCGCACCTTAGGATTCTCTCCTCGCCTACCTGTGTCGGTTTGCGGTACGGGCACCTTGTTCCTCGCTAGACGCTTTTCTTGGCAGTGTGAAATCAGGGACTTCGGTACTTACATTTCCCTCGCCATCACAGCTCATGCTTAACGGTGTGCGGATTTGCCTACACACCACACTCACTGCTTGGACGGCCATCCAGTAGGCCGCTCACCCTATCCTCCTGCGTCACGCCATTGCTCAAGCGGAACAGAGGTGGTACAGGAATATCAACCTGTTGTCCATCGCCTACGCCTTTCGGCCTCAGCTTAGGTCCCGACTAACCCTGGGAGGACGAGCCTTCCCCAGGAAACCTTAGGCTTTCGGTGGACAAGATTCTCACTTGTCTTTTCGCTACTTACACCGGCATTCTCACTTCCAAGCGCTCCACCGCTCTTTCCAGTACGGCTTCACTGCTGCTTGGAACGCTCCCCTACCCAAGTGGAAACCGTAAGGTTTCTCACCTGCCATAGCTTCGGTGATACGTTTAGCCCCGTTACATTTTCCGCGCAGAGTCACTCGACCAGTGAGCTATTACGCACTCTTTAAATGGTGGCTGCTTCTAAGCCAACATCCTGGTTGTCTGGGCAACTCCACATCGTTTCCCACTTAACGTATACTTGGGGACCTTAGCTGATGGTCTGGGCTGTTTCCCTTTTGACGATGGATCTTAGCACTCACCGTCTGACTCCCGGACATAAGTCATTGGCATTCGGAGTTTGACTGAATTCGGTAACCCGATGAGGGCCCCTAGTCCAATCAGTGCTCTACCTCCAAGACTCTAAATTCCGAGGCTAGCCCTAAAGCTATTTCGGGGAGAACCAGCTATCTCCGAGTTCGATTGGAATTTCACCGCTAGCCACACCTCATCCCCGCACTTTTCAACGTGCGTGGGTTCGGGCCTCCAGTAGGTGTTACCCTACCTTCACCCTGGACATGGCTAGATCACACGGTTTCGGGTCTACGGCAGCGTACTATCGCCCTATTCAGACTCGCTTTCGCTGCGGCTCCGTCTCTTCAACTTAACCTCGCACGCTACCGTAACTCGCCGGTTCATTCTACAAAAGGCACGCCGTCACCCTTTTAACGGGCTCCGACTATTTGTAAGCACACGGTTTCAGGTACTATTTCACTCCCCTCCCGGGGTGCTTTTCACCTTTCCCTCACGGTACTGGTTCACTATCGGTCGCTAGGTAGTATTTAGCCTTAGCAGATGGTCCTGCCAGATTCACACGGGATTTCACGTGTCCCGCGCTACTCGGGGTTGGTCTCGGAGAGACGCGCGTTTAGGTTACGCGACTATCACGCTCTATGGTCAGCTTTCCCAAGCTGTTCACCTACGCGCGTCTTTTGTAACTCCATGTGAGACGCCCCACAACCCCGCCGGGTAAACCCGACGGTTTAGGCTCTTCCGCGTTCGCTCGCCACTACTGACGGAATCACTATTGTTTTCTCTTCCTCCGGCTACTTAGATGTTTCAGTTCACCGGGTCTGCCTTCTCATCACCTATGTATTCAGTGATGGATACCATCCCATTACAGATGGTGGGTTGCCCCATTCGGAGATCCCCGGATCAAAGCGTGCTTACCGCTCCCCGAGGCTTATCGCAGTTCGCTGCGTCCTTCTTCGGCTCCTAGCGCCAAGGCATCCACCGTGTGCCCTTAGTAACTTAACCACGACGCACAGGATGTGCTAGTGCATGCGTTGTCTCATGAATGAGACGAACTTAGCAAGCCATCCTTGCATTTCCGTAATTACTAAAAGTACTTACAGTTTATATCTTAGCAATTTCATGCAGTATCCAGTTTTCAAGGAACAAAAAACTTCGTTTTTGTTGACCGCAAGCGGTCATATTGAAGTTTTATAAAAAACGTCGAGACGTTTTTTACTTTTGCTAGTTACTCGTAAAAGTAACTGCCTGGCAACGTCCTAC
The window above is part of the Brevibacillus antibioticus genome. Proteins encoded here:
- the radA gene encoding DNA repair protein RadA, encoding MSKYKTKYACQECGYETPKWMGKCPGCSSWNTLVEEVTVKNPHRHEGLSGGQRQSAIPLTQVASDEEPRMDTTIGELNRVLGGGLVPGSLILVGGDPGIGKSTLLLQTSFALAHQGAKVLYVSGEESAKQIKIRADRLHLQTPPMFVLTENDLDLIEQHINQVDPDVLIIDSIQTVFHPTIQSAAGSVAQVREATAQLMRIAKGKGIGTFIVGHVTKEGSIAGPRMLEHMVDAVLYFEGERHNTFRILRAVKNRFGSTNEIGIFEMKDRGLEEVANPSEIFLAERPFGVAGSTVVASMEGTRPVLVELQALVAPTSFVTPRRTATGVDHQRVAMIMAVLEKRMGMMLQNQDAYVNVAGGVRLDEPAVDLAIAVSIASSFRDHATNPHDVVIGEIGLTGEVRGVSRIEQRVREAHKLGFKRVIIPEKNIRGLDAPADIQVIGVSNISDALNEVIRR
- a CDS encoding ATP-dependent Clp protease ATP-binding subunit, with product MMFGRFTERAQKVLALALEEAVRLGHKDIGTEHVLLGLIREGEGIAAKALQSLGLGLDKIQSEVESLIGRGTEQSGSNYTPNYTPRAKKVIELSMDEARKLGHTYVGTEHILLGLIREGEGIAARIMNNLGVSLNKARQQVLQLLGSSEMMASHQPSGGNPAANTPTLDGLARDLTAIARDGGLDPVIGRQKEIERVIQVLSRRTKNNPVLIGEPGVGKTAIAEGLAQKIVNNEIPETLRDKRVMTLDMGTVVAGTKYRGEFEDRLKKIMDEIRQAGNIILFIDELHTLIGAGGAEGAIDASNILKPALARGELQCVGATTLDEYRKYIEKDAALERRFQPIQVDEPTAEDAIRILHGLRDRYEAHHRVKITDEAIEQAVKLSDRYITERFLPDKAIDLVDEAASKVRLQSFTVPPNLKELEGRLEEVRKEKDAAVQSQEFEEAAALRDQEQKLREELDKTKKDWKERQGQLNMEVTPEDIAQVVASWTGIPVLKLKEEETERLLKMEEILHDRVIGQDEAVKSISRAIRRARAGLKDPKRPIGSFIFLGPTGVGKTELARAVAETLFGDEDAMIRVDMSEYMEKHSTARLVGAPPGYVGFDEGGQLTEKVRRKPYSVILLDEIEKAHPDVFNILLQVLDDGRLTDSKGRTVDFRNTVVIMTSNVGASMIKKNTTLGFTTNDSERKYQDMKDKVMDELKKSFRPEFLNRIDEVIVFHSLEQEHIEQIVSLMTEDLRKRLKEQDIDFQLSEEAKKVLAKEGFDPAYGARPLRRAIQRHIEDNLSEELLKGTISKGDTVNIEAEEGKLVVKRLEKTKS
- a CDS encoding protein arginine kinase, coding for MSQKQFMQNPWSNWMKGEGPDSDIVISTRLRIARNLRQHPFPLLATDSQGEEVVRKVTEVSDSEAMRKRHQLQVIHMDQINPLEKRVLVEKHLVSPHLAEESRKGAVLLREDESVSIMVNEEDHIRIQVLLPGFRLNEAWEIGTKIDDIFEKNLNYAFDETRGYLTSCPTNVGTGIRASVMLHLPALVMTQQISRILQAINQVGLVVRGIYGEGSEALGNLFQLSNQVTLGMSESDILSNLYGVARQIIEQERVARTYLLEHTRVSLEDRIFRSFGILMYARTVESKEAAQRLSDVRLGIDLGIIPNVSPLVLNELLVTTQPGFLQHHAGQKLTPDQRDERRARLIRERLRVVDSQE
- a CDS encoding UvrB/UvrC motif-containing protein, with product MNCEECGKRPATLHLTKIVNGEKTEYHICEQCAHEKGDVFTGFHNFSINNLLSGLLKFDPMQKNGRETATNKPLQCETCGLTYTQFSKSGRFGCSDCYTFLGDRLDPLFRRIHGNTQHSGKVPERTGGKLKIRKELEQLKQALQSHVASEEFEKAAEMRDRIRALEQKMAQS
- a CDS encoding CtsR family transcriptional regulator, yielding MRNISDIIEHHLKSIITNSPNGSIEIQRSELADHFQCVPSQINYVINTRFTVQKGYIVESKRGGGGYIRIRKVQIVSKARLQELLTEELIGESINQSVGNAIVERLLEEGLVNIREATLMKIATSRNVLTLEAELRDRLRANILKQMIAAILLK
- a CDS encoding HAD hydrolase-like protein codes for the protein MTVPFAILFDMDGTLLQTEKLSTPAFIRTFDQLRQKGLWKGETPDERELINVLGMTLEQIWDKLLPGASEEAIRSADTFLLENEIQLLKERVTDLYPDVKSTLEKLREKGFSLFIASNGQEEYIDAICQEYELKPLMTDLYSAGRFRTHSKNDLVAKLLSDYKIGQAIMVGDRHSDVEAGKTNGLFTIGCDFGFAKPGELDGADVIITSFPQLLNHLPAIDTNTQEQA
- a CDS encoding MGDG synthase family glycosyltransferase, with product MKKILIFSASIGNGHNQAARAMQESLAESGCTSMIIDTLEYISPTFHKILLESYMNLLRLSPKMWGRIYHNTEKTRFFDMNVLMNKLLANKLKKLINSVQPDAFIATHPFASCMLSVLKGRNDWKEPIYTIITDYTIHPSWINHHINYYFIGHEQLYYLLDVYRQDHQKFIPMGIPIMKKFSLPLEPDLIRQKLGLAPEQKSIILSGGGLGLGSMEKVLDGLEEINIPLKTFVLTGTNDKLYNKVINRTYRHEVVPLKFINNFHEYLETADLIVTKSGGLTSAEVMSKRVPMIVYNPLPGQEERNSHFLLNNGCAVHANLSEQLIYFIDELLHSPSKVDYMRRMGLKISKPDAAQRITEFIMDDMNICQEK